In Deltaproteobacteria bacterium IMCC39524, the genomic stretch AGCTTGGCTTGAGTAAAATGAATAAGCAGATCACTTGATTGCTTTCATGGTGAAGTTTGGTGCTTCGTCGGCATATGCATCTGTTTTGTTGTCGACCCAGTCTGCTTGCTTGCCTGCAAGGTCTGCGTTAAACTTCAGATTCTTTGAGCTTTCACGCTTTCAACCATGATGTCTCCGGGACAATAGATGCCTCAACAAAGAAACACCCTGTCGGAACTTGGCTGGAAACATTTTTTCCAGCAGCAGTTAAGCCTCGAGGAGTTGGAAACGACCACTCCTGTGCGGGTCTTCGCCCTGAATCGTCATCTGGTTGCTGGCGTGGGAGAGGATGGTCGCCAGCAGTTCTCGCTCCCTCATTCATGGTTGCGTTACTCAGTAGAGGAGCTGCCGACCGTTGGTGACTGGCTGCTTATCGATGGCGATGGCCATCCACTTCGCCTTCTGGAACGCGTCAGCCTCTTCAAACGCATGGCTTCCGGTCGCGACGCCCGCGTGCAGTTGATGGCCGCCAACGTTGATACCCTCTTCATCGTCACTTCCTGTAATGCTGATTTTAACCTGTCACGTCTGGAACGTTACCTTGCCATGGCACTTGACGCGGGCGTTGAACCAGTGGTCGTGCTGACCAAAGTTGATCTGATCGAAGATGTCGAAAACTATCGTGCCAGGGCGCGGACTCTTCGTCACCACCTGGCTGTGGAAGCGGTCAACTCCAGGGATGCGAGCGTGATTGAAACCTTGAGGCCCTGGTGCAGTAAAGGGCAGACTGTGGCCTTGGTTGGGTCGAGTGGCGTTGGTAAGTCCACCCTGGTCAACACTCTCTCAGCCGCAGTCGTCCAGGAAACCGGCGCGACTCGCGAAGGGGATGCCAAGGGCCGTCATACCACCACCGCGCGTTCTTTACACATCTTGCCGGCCGGCGGCCTTTTGCTGGACAGCCCGGGGTTGCGGGAATTGCAACTGAGCGACTGTGGAGAAGGTGTCGCCTCGCTTTTTGAAGAGATAGAAGCGGTCGCTCGCAGATGTCGTTTCAATGATTGTCGCCACCAGGGGGAATCTGGCTGCGCAGTGGCTGAAGCGGCTGAGAATGACGAACTTGATCCGCGTCGTCTCACCAACTATCTCAAACTGATTGCCGAGCAGGAGCGGGCCGATGAGACTCTTGTGGAAAAAAGACGCAAGGACAAGAATCTCGGTAAAATGTATAAGAGGGTGCTGAATCAGAAACGTAAAGAGCAGAGTTAGGTTGTTCTTGACTCTGCGTCTCGAGGGATCAGCGCGAACGGGCGTGAAGCGTTTGTGTTCTTCCGGATGCACTTAATTCGAAATGGTTTTTCTGGGGCGAATAGCTAACCAGATAACTTTACGGTCAACGGGTTGAAGCACTGCGAGCAATCTTAGCCGCAGTTTCTGGGCACAAAAAAGCCCCGCGGATTTCCGCGGGGCTTTTTTGTTGATATCTGTAAAATGCAAAATTAGATTTTGCATACATTTGATGACTGGGGGCCTTTCTGGCCTTCAGTTACATCAAAACTTACTCTATCTCCTTCAGCGAGAGATTTGAAACCGTCGCCTTGGACTTCAGAGAAGTGTACGAACACATCCGGTCCATTGTCCTGCTCGATAAAACCAAAACCTTTTGCATCGTTGAACCACTTCACAGTACCTTCAGCCATTTTTAACTCCATGTTCCCTTAGTGGGAACGCTTTTGTTGTGCAAACCAGGTCTGCTTAAAAATAAAAAACCACACAACCAAAATAGGTTTGCGTGGCTCATTCGCGACCGATTAACATTTAATCTCGTCCAACAAACATCTTTGCACAAACGTTTAAGATAGTGAACGCTACCACATGTAATCGGACCATTGCAAGCTTAATCGTATTCAGAGAGTTATGGCAAGTGCTGATGGGTAGACTGAGGAGTCGTTTTAATTCGTAATCGTTCAACAAGAGACGACAACCCTACTGGTTTGTTTGTGACGATTTTTGATGAACTTTTTTCGTTCCTTTTTTCCATATTTACTCACCCAGACATCTTTACAATCAACCCCTCGTTGCGTATAGTCATACTTCATTTTATTGCCTGTATCAATGAATTTAATGGTACAGGTCAAGGGAGGTTTTTTTACGTGGATAAGATCATTGATGGTAAGGCGATTGCCGCTGAAATTCGTGAAGAGATTGCCGCTGATGTAGTGACATTGAAAGAGCAGGGTGTAACACCTGGCCTGGCTGTTGTCCTGGTCGGTGAAGATCCGGCCAGCCGGGTGTACGTGACGATGAAGGAGAAGGCGTGTGAAAAAGCCGGTATCTTCTCTGATGAGCATAAGCTCCCCGCTGAAACAACCGAAGCCCAGCTGCTGGCGTTGATCGAGGAGTTGAATAATGATCCGCGTATTGATGGCATCCTGGTCCAGTTGCCATTGCCAGATCATATCGATGAGAGCAAGGTTCTGGAGTCGATTTCTCCGGCCAAGGATGCAGACGGCTTTCACCCCTATAATGTTGGTCGTCTGGTCACCGGCAATCCTCTTTACCAACCCTGTACACCTTATGGTGTTATGAAGATGCTGGAACATACCGGCGTTGATCTGAAGGGCAAGGAAGTTGTTGTGGTCGGTCGCTCCAATATTGTTGGCAAGCCTGTTGCCCTGATGTGCCTGGCCCAGCACGCGACTGTTACCCTCTGTCACTCCCGTACTCAAGATCTGCCGGGTAAGGTCGCACAGGCCGATGTCGTGATTGCAGCGGTCGGCCGACCTGAGATGATTAAAGGCGCCTGGATCAAGGAAGGAGCCGTTGTTATCGACGTCGGTGTTAATCGCGTCGGTGAGAAGAAGCTGGTCGGTGATGTCGAATTCGAGGCGGCCAAGGAACGCGCCAGCGCGATCACTCCGGTTCCAGGTGGTGTCGGCCCCATGACCATCACCATGCTGCTTTACAATACTGTCGAAGGCGCCAAGCGCCGCGCCCAGCAGTAAGTAACTTATACAGCCCGTGATGAATTCTTCGTCCCGGGCCGTTTTGCCTTAAATGTGAAGGGTTGGGCTCTCCACCAGTCCCCAGCCCCCAAACACCAGCCCCCGGATCAATATGATAATCAGCGAACTGAAACCTTATGAAGAACTCCAGCAGGCCTTGGCCGACTTTGATAAGCTCTTTATTGTCGGATGCGCCGCCTGCGCTACGGCCTGTAAGTCCGGCGGTGAAGATGAGGTCTTCAAGTTTCAGGAGTGGCTGAATGAGCAGGGCAAGGATGCGACCGGCAGCGTGATCATTGATGAAGCTTGTCATATCGCGCGCGCGGCCCGCGATCTGCGCCATCACAAGGCCGCGGTGCAGGATGCGGATGCTCTGGTGGTGCTTGCCTGCGGTTCGGGGATTCAGTCGATTTCATCCAACGTTGATAAACAAGTGGTGGGTGGTTTGAACTCCATGTTTCTTGGCAACGTCCGTCGCTTCGGTCAGTACGAGGAGATGTGTTCCCTCTGTGGTGACTGCATCCTCAATGAAACTGCCGGGATCTGTCCGGTGACCACCTGCGCCAAGGGTTTGTTGAATGGTCCCTGTGGTGGCATGGCGGACGGTCACTGTGAGGTTGATGCCGAGATTGAGTGTGCCTGGAGCCTGATTTTCGAGCGTTTAAAGAGTCAACAACGGCAGGGCGTCTTTGCCCGGCGCGTGCCGCCAAAGAACTGGAGTAGGCGCTTTCAACCAGGGCGCTATCGCCTGAAAGATGGCGAAAGCTGATGTCGTTTTTATCGGAACAGCTTGGCAATGGCCAGTTCGTGGTGACGGCTGAAATTGCGCCTCCCAAAGGTACCGATCTCAGCGAGGCATTGGCAGCTGTCGAAAAGTTGACAGGTATTACTGCTGTGAACGTCACTGATAACCAGGGTGCCAATATGCGCTTGTCGTCGTTGGCGCTGGCTGCCCGGTTGCAGCAGCAAGGTACGGAAACGGTTTTGCAGTTGACCTGCCGTGATCGCAACCGCATGGCTTTGCAGTCTGATTTGCTTGGTGCGGCGTCTTTTGGCATCGAAAATCTTTTACTGCTTTCCGGTGATCACAGTAAGTTTGGAGATCATCCCGATTCAAGGCCTGTTTTTGACCTTGATTCCGTGCAACTGCTGGATATGGCTGCCGGGCTTATGGCGGGAACAGATATGGCCGGTAAGTCGCTTGATGGTGTGCCGGAGTTTTTCCCCGGCGCAGCAGTGAACCCTGCGGCTGAGCCCTTTGAACTGATGTTCCAGAAAGTGGCGAAAAAAGTTGATAGCGGTGCTCGTTTTTTTCAAACGCAGTCGGTGTTTGATCGCGAGATACTGGAACGCTTCATGCTCGCTATGCAGCCCTTGCAGGTGCCGGTGATAGCCGGTGTCCTGTTGATTCGCAGCTCCAGGATGGCTCGGTTTCTTAATGACAATATTCCCGGAGTTCAGGTCCCCGAGACCTTGGTTCAGCGTCTGGACTCTGCAGAAGATTCTTTGGCGGAAGGGGTTGAAATCGCTCGTGAAGCTGTTGCCTGGGCACGTGAGCACTGTCAGGGGGTGCACTTGATGACACTGGGACACGAGGACAGAATCCCCGAGATCCTATCTTGATCTTATCGTCGCTACCTGTTTGTTTGCTTATCTCTTAAGGAGAGAACCCGTGAAAAAAACCCCTTTGAATCAAACCCACCGTGAGCTTGGCGCACGGATGGTCGACTTTGGCGGTTGGGATATGCCGGTGCAGTACTCCGGTGTTATTGATGAGCATCAGGCTGTGCGAGAGGCTGCCGGTCTTTTTGATGTCTCGCATATGGGCGAGGTCGAGGTCAGTGGCGCCAACGCTTTGGCTTTTATCCAGCACCTGACCATCAACGATGCTGCGAAACTGGTCGATGGTCAGGTTCAGTATTCGGCGATGTGTTATCCCCAAGGAGGGGTGGTCGATGATGTCACCCTCTACCGCTTCAACGAGTCGCGTTATCTCTTCTGCGTCAACGCCTCGAACACCGACAAGGACTTTGCCTGGATGCAGCAGGTCCTTTCCGAGGCGGCAATCACTGACGTCACCCTGACCAATCGCAGCGATGAGTTTGCCCAGATTGCCCTGCAAGGTCCGAAGGCTGCAACGATCCTCTCCAGCTTGACAGATGTTGTTCTGGCTGACCTGGTTTATTATCACTTCTGCGAAGGAACTGTTGCCGGAGTGGAGATGATTATCTCGCGAACCGGTTACACCGGAGAGGACGGCTTTGAACTGTACCTTCCCGCCGCTTCGGCAGTAAACGTCTGGCAGGCAATCATGACCGCCGGTACTCCGCAAGGCTTGTTGCCTATCGGCCTGGGCGCGCGCGACACCCTGCGCCTTGAAAAAGGCTACGCCTTGTATGGTCATGAACTCTCCCGCGAGATTTCGCCTCTGGAGGCTGGCCTCGCCTGGATTACCAAACTTGATAAGGAAGACTTCGTCGGCAAGGCGGCTCTGGTTGCTCAAAAAGCAGAGGGTCTTCCGCGCCGTCGTGTTGGACTGGTGATGCAGGAACGTGGTATCCCGCGGGAGGGCTATCCGGTTTTTTCTGGTGACCGGGAAGTCGGTGTGGTGACCAGTGGGACCATGTCACCGAGTCTCAAGGCTGGTGTCGCGCTGGCGTTGGTGGAGCCTGACTTTGCCAAAGAGGAGACTGATCTTGAGGTCGCGATTCGTAATCGTCGTATGGGGGCCAAGGTGCAGCGGCCTCCTTTTGTGAAATAACTTAATCCATTCGATATTTTCTTTTCACCCCGGTAAAGGGGGCCTACAGACTGTAAGGAGGTTGTCATGGAATTCCCAGAAGAACTCAAGTACACAGAAGAGCATGAGTGGGTCATGGTTGAGGAAGAGCTGGCTGTGATCGGTATCTCGGATTTTGCCCAGGATGCTCTGGGGGATGTTGTTTTTGTCGAACTCCCCGAGGTCGGTACTCTTCTCGAAGCAGGCAAAGCTTTCGGTGTCGTCGAATCGGTGAAGGCGGTTTCCGATATTTATGCGCCTATTTCCGGGACCGTGGAAGAGATCAACGAGGACCTCCTTGATGCACCGGAGATCATCAATACCTCTCCCTACGAAGATGGCTGGATGATAAAAATCCGTATGGACGACGCCGCTGAGGCTGACGCCCTGATGACCGCCGATGCTTACCAGAAGCTGATCGCAGAGGAGAGCTGAGAACCATGCGTTATATCCCGCACACTGCAGGGGACGTGACTCAGATGCTGGAACGGATCGGAGTCGCCACCCTGGAAGACCTCTTCGTCGAGGTTCCGGAATCTGTCCGGTTAAAGCGTCCGCTTGATATTCAGGAGCCGGCCAGCGAGACAGAGTTGCTTCGAGAGCTTAAGTCTCTCGCGCTGGGGAATGCGACTCCGGAGACTCACAAAAGTTTCCTCGGTGGCGGGGCTTATCATCATTTTATTCCTACCGTGATTGATCTTCTGATTTCACGCAGCGAATTTTATACGGCTTACACGCCCTATCAGCCGGAAATAAGCCAGGGAACCTTGCAGGCTGTCTTCGAGTTTCAGACGCTGATCTGCCAGTTGACCGGTATGGATGCGGCCAACGCCTCAATGTACGATGGCGCCTCGGCTTGTGCTGAAGCCGTGCTCATGGCTATGCGCCTGACCCGGCGCAAAAAGGTTCTTTTGTCAAAGGCACTCAACCCTCGCTACCGCGGGGTCGTGGCAACCTACTGCCGCTACCTGAATATGGAGCTTGTCGATGTTGCTGTCGCCGCCGACGGCCGCACCGATCTCGAGGACCTTGCTGCCAAGCTGGATGACTCCACCGCTGTTGTTGTGGCTGGTTACCCGAACTATTTTGGCGTGATCGAAGATGTTGCCGCCCTGGCAGAAAAGAGTCACCAACATGGCGCTAAACTGGTGACAGCGGTCGCCGAACCGATTGCGCTTGGCCTGCTCAAATCGCCTGGTGAACTCGGTGCCGATATCGTCGCCGGCGACGCTCAGAGCTTTGGTTTGCCCCTCGCCTTTGGCGGCCCCTATGTCGGTTTTTTCGCTGTTCGGCAGAAAGATGTGCGTGGCATGCCGGGACGCCTGGTCGGTGAGACCACAGACCTTGAAGGACAGCGCGGCTTCGTCCTGACCCTGGCGACTCGCGAGCAACATATTCGCCGTGAAAAAGCGACCTCGAATATCTGCTCCAACCAGGGCCTCTGCGCCCTGATGGCAACCATCTTTATGAGCCTGCTCGGTAAACAGGGCCTGCGCGAGATGGCTGAGCAGAACCTTGCCAAAGCTGCATATGCCCGTAAACAACTCTCAGGCATAAAAGGCTTCAGCCTGGTCTTCGATGGGCCTGCTTTCAACGAGTTTGTTGTCCGCTCCGAAGCGCCGGTCGCAGAGGTTCTGTCGCGACTTGAGGCGGCTGGGATTCTGGGTGGTATCCCACTCGGTGAGGATTACCCTGAAATGGCGGATTGTTTCCTGGTTTGCGTAACAGAGCAGAATCAGCGTGAAGAGATTGACGCGCTGGTCGCTGCACTGCAGGGAGGTGCAGCATGACAATCGTAGGTACCAGTGGGCTTGTCCTCAACGAAAAGCTGCTTTTTGAACATTCTGACCCGGGTCGCAAAGGCTACAGCCTTCCAAAGCTCGATGTGCCGGCGGCTGAACTTCCGAGCGATCTCTGTCGCGAAGAAATTGATGGCTTCCCGGAGCTTTCCGAGGTTGATGTCGTTCGTCACTTTACCCGACTGTCGACCTGGAACTATGGCGTTGATTCAGGCTTCTACCCTTTGGGCAGCTGTACCATGAAGTACAATCCCAAGGTCAACGAGGCCGTTGCCCGCATCCCGGGTCTGGCCGGCATCCATCCGGCAACGCCATCGCACCTGGCCCAGGGAACTCTGGAACTGATGCACCGTTTGCAGGTCGATCTGGCAGAAATTTCCGGTTTTGCCAAAGTAACCTTGCAACCGGCTGCAGGTGCTCAAGGCGAGCTGGCGGGTATGCTGGTGATTCGAGCCTGGCACGAAGCCCGCGGCAGCAAACGCAGCAAGGTTCTGATTCCTGATACGGCTCATGGCACCAACCCGGCGACCGCATCATTGACCGGCTATGATGTTGTGCCGATCGCTTCCGACGGGGTGCTCACCCTGGAAGAGGTTGAGGCGCACATGGATGATAGTGTGGCTGCTTTGATGGTCACCAATCCGAACACTCTCGGTCTTTTTGAAACCAACATTGAAGAGATCTGCAAGCTGGTCCACGAACGCGGTGGTCTGGTTTATTGTGACGGTGCCAACCTCAATGCGTTGATGGGCATTGCTCGCCCGGGTGATATGGGCATTGATGTGATGCACTTCAATCTCCATAAGACCTTCTCCACGCCACACGGTGGAGGTGGTCCTGGCGCCGGTCCGGTTGGTGTGACCGAGGAACTCATCCCTTATCTGCCTGGTCCGGGTGTCGAGTTTGATGGCGAGACGTATCAGATTGAAACACCCAAGACCGATTCCGTTGGCCGCATGCTGGCGTTTCATGGCAATGTTGGCGTTATGCTGCGTGCTTATGCCTATATCCGCAGCCTGGGCGGCGAAGGCTTAAAACACGCCAGCGAGATGGCGGTTCTTAACGCCAACTATGTGCGAGCCCGACTGGAAGGTGTTTATGACCTCCCGTATACATCCCGTTCCCTGCATGAAGTTATTTTTTCAGACAAAGACCTGGAAGGGGGTTGTCATACCCTGGATGTCGCAAAGCGTCTGATTGACTATGGCTATCATCCACCGACCATCTACTTTCCGCTGGTGGTGAAGGGCGCGATCATGATTGAGCCGACCGAAACGGAGAGCCAGGAGGTGCTGGACGAATTCTGTGACGCCATGATCGCCATCGCCGGCGAAGCTCGCGATAATCCTGAACTGCTCCTCCAGGCACCGGTTCGTTCGCGGGTGAGACGTTTAGATGAGACGACAGCCGCGCGCAAGCCGAAGTTGCGTTGGCAAGAGACGACGTGATCGAAGAGTTATGAATGCAATGTAACTAAAAATGGCCGGCCTGATAAAGGCCGGCCATTGCTTTTCTCACAAGTTGATAATTAAATCGAAACGCAGCTCGTTAAAGTAAAACTTATTTTGGATAGGTGCCGTAAACCTCAATGACACCTTGTTTGTCAAATAACAAAACCTCGTAAGGTTCAGCCTCTCTGCCGGGCATCTCCATGCCTGGAGAACCTATCGGCATTCCGGGTACACTCAGGCCGATAACCTCGGGTCTTTCCTGTAACAATCGAATCACTTCTGTCTTTGGGACATGTCCTTCCAATACGTAGCCATCAACGATGGCTGTATGGCAAGACTGGAGCTTAACCGGGACGCTGTGTCGGGTTTTGATCTCAGAGATGTTACGAACATCCTCAGAGGTCACGCGAAAGCCTGCGTCTTCAAGGTGTTGGCCCCAGCCGCCGCAGCAACCTCAGCCAGGGGCTTTGTATATTTCTATCAGAGGCTGTTGAGCCTGCTCTTCTGCCGACGTCGGTGATACCAATAAACAGGCCAGGCCGAAGGACAAAAGAAAAATAGATAGCAAGCGAGTCATTACCGATTCCTTTCCAGAGGCTTGAATATCAGAGGAATAACACATTTTTCAGGCAACAGCGATGCTGCCTAATATAACTATAGGCTATCCAATGATCAGACATCAAGTCGGCGGACAAAGGGCAGCATGCCTGCCCGGTGCTTTAGTAAATCGCCCCGGGTCGGCGACGGGAGGATCTGCTGACATTGCCGCTGAGGCGGTAATCGAAGAAGGCCATGACCTTCAACTCTTCATGTGGGTAGGCTCTTGGTAAGGGACCGTAGGTGGCGCCCTGGCGCACGGCAGTTATCGCTTCATCGTCCAGAACCCGATGCCCGGAACTCTCGAGCAGTTGCACATCGCTGATGTTCCCCCGACGATCTATGGTGATGCGTAGCAGGCAGGTTCCTTGCTGACCTCTCTGGACCGCAGAGCCCGGGTAGTTCCAAACATTGTAAACGTTGGTCCGGAACCTCCGCATGAAGGAGTGAAGCAAGTCCTGTTGACTGTCCATCCATACGGTATCGCCTCGTTCGACATCAGCTCGGTATTTGCGCCGCCAGTCACTTTCAATTTTAGACAGGGCGGCAGGTGAAATCTGTGTAAGGGTCTGCAGGTCGGGAACTTCCCGGGACGGATTCTTTTCGGGCTTCTGTTTCCAGCCGTCCGGCGTGAATGGTAACTCAAGATCAGGTTCGGTTTTTTTCTCGACGACTTCTTTGCGCGGCTTCGCTTGCTCTTTAGGGGGAGCCTTCGGAGCAGGTTTCGGAGAACGTACAATTTTTTCGCGATCTTCCGTGTCTTGTGCTTCGGGCGCCATCTCTTTTTCGACGACCTGATCCTTCTCAGCCAAACGTTTGGCCGGTTTCTCGCGAGGTTTCTCCAGCTCCTTGCGGATCGGCAGGTCGAGTTCACGTTCCTGCTGTTGGGGTGGACGTACCTCGACATATACCGGCTCCGGTAGGGCTTCTTCCGGGAACAGCTTGTCTTTGGGCAGTAGCAGCAAAAGCAGGTGCAGCAGCAGCGAAAGCAGTATGAACCCGGTAATGATTCGGTTTTGTCTTTGTTCGGACGTCATCTTCCCTCAGTAAATAAACATCTTATTGTAGTACACTTTCACTGGTTTCTGCCACCATGGAATAAGCGGATTCTCATAACTTTCTGACAGGGAAAGAAGTTGACGCCTTAGAAACCATCCGGTATATTTTTCATCTTTAATAAAATCAATATTGTACTTAAAGGAGCAGATTATGCATCTCGTAGACCAGATCAAAGCCAAGGCTCGCACGAGTCTCCAGACTGTTGTCCTTCCGGAAAGTTATGATGATCGTATGATTCAGGCTGCGGAGCTGATCACCAAGGATGGTTTGGCAAAAGTCGTTTTGCTCGGAGACGCCGCTGCTCTTGAAACAAAAGCCGGTGAGCTTGGTGTCTCTTTGGCCGGAGTGGACTTGATCAATCCGAAGAATGCCGCGCAACTCGATGATTATGTCGCAGAGTTGGTGAAGCTGCGTGAGAAAAAGGGGCTGACGGCAGAACAGGCACGTGAAATCCTGACCGGAGAAGACAACCTCTTCTTTGGTGCGATGATGGTTCGTAAAGATGATGCGGGTGGCATGGTCGCAGGTGCCTACAACACCACCGGTGATGTTCTACGTGCAGCCTTTCAGGTCATTGGCACCGCTCCGGGTATGAAGACAGTCTCTTCCGTCTTCCTGATGGTAACCAAGAACCCCGATTTTGGCGAGAACGGTGTCTTGTGTTTCGCTGACTGCGCGGTGAATCCGAACCCCAACGCTCAGGCCCTGGCAGAGATAGCTATCTCCACTGCGAGCAGCTGCAAAAGCTTCCTCGGTGTAGATGCCCGTGTTGCCATGCTTTCTTTCTCCACCAAGGGGAGCGCCAGCCACGAAGATTGTGACAAGGTTCTCGAAGCTCTTGAAATCGCCAAACAGCTTGCCCCTGATCTGCAGATTGACGGTGAGCTTCAGGCAGATGCAGCCTTGCTGCCCAAGGTCGGCGAGAAAAAAGCTCCCGGTTCAGCTGTGGCCGGCAAGGCCAACACCCTGATTTTTCCGACACTTGATGCTGGTAATATTGGCTATAAGCTGGTCGAGCGTGTTGCCGGTGCTGAAGCGGTTGGCCCAATAGTTCAAGGCTTGGCCAAGCCGGTCAACGATCTTTCACGTGGTTGCTCTGTCGATGATATCGTCTCGGTCTCGGCGATTACAGCAGTGCAGGCGCAGGGC encodes the following:
- the gcvH gene encoding glycine cleavage system protein GcvH, producing the protein MEFPEELKYTEEHEWVMVEEELAVIGISDFAQDALGDVVFVELPEVGTLLEAGKAFGVVESVKAVSDIYAPISGTVEEINEDLLDAPEIINTSPYEDGWMIKIRMDDAAEADALMTADAYQKLIAEES
- the rsgA gene encoding ribosome small subunit-dependent GTPase A gives rise to the protein MPQQRNTLSELGWKHFFQQQLSLEELETTTPVRVFALNRHLVAGVGEDGRQQFSLPHSWLRYSVEELPTVGDWLLIDGDGHPLRLLERVSLFKRMASGRDARVQLMAANVDTLFIVTSCNADFNLSRLERYLAMALDAGVEPVVVLTKVDLIEDVENYRARARTLRHHLAVEAVNSRDASVIETLRPWCSKGQTVALVGSSGVGKSTLVNTLSAAVVQETGATREGDAKGRHTTTARSLHILPAGGLLLDSPGLRELQLSDCGEGVASLFEEIEAVARRCRFNDCRHQGESGCAVAEAAENDELDPRRLTNYLKLIAEQERADETLVEKRRKDKNLGKMYKRVLNQKRKEQS
- a CDS encoding methylenetetrahydrofolate reductase C-terminal domain-containing protein — encoded protein: MIISELKPYEELQQALADFDKLFIVGCAACATACKSGGEDEVFKFQEWLNEQGKDATGSVIIDEACHIARAARDLRHHKAAVQDADALVVLACGSGIQSISSNVDKQVVGGLNSMFLGNVRRFGQYEEMCSLCGDCILNETAGICPVTTCAKGLLNGPCGGMADGHCEVDAEIECAWSLIFERLKSQQRQGVFARRVPPKNWSRRFQPGRYRLKDGES
- the gcvT gene encoding glycine cleavage system aminomethyltransferase GcvT, which encodes MKKTPLNQTHRELGARMVDFGGWDMPVQYSGVIDEHQAVREAAGLFDVSHMGEVEVSGANALAFIQHLTINDAAKLVDGQVQYSAMCYPQGGVVDDVTLYRFNESRYLFCVNASNTDKDFAWMQQVLSEAAITDVTLTNRSDEFAQIALQGPKAATILSSLTDVVLADLVYYHFCEGTVAGVEMIISRTGYTGEDGFELYLPAASAVNVWQAIMTAGTPQGLLPIGLGARDTLRLEKGYALYGHELSREISPLEAGLAWITKLDKEDFVGKAALVAQKAEGLPRRRVGLVMQERGIPREGYPVFSGDREVGVVTSGTMSPSLKAGVALALVEPDFAKEETDLEVAIRNRRMGAKVQRPPFVK
- a CDS encoding cold-shock protein, with the protein product MAEGTVKWFNDAKGFGFIEQDNGPDVFVHFSEVQGDGFKSLAEGDRVSFDVTEGQKGPQSSNVCKI
- a CDS encoding DUF411 domain-containing protein yields the protein MTSEDVRNISEIKTRHSVPVKLQSCHTAIVDGYVLEGHVPKTEVIRLLQERPEVIGLSVPGMPIGSPGMEMPGREAEPYEVLLFDKQGVIEVYGTYPK
- the folD gene encoding bifunctional methylenetetrahydrofolate dehydrogenase/methenyltetrahydrofolate cyclohydrolase FolD, whose product is MDKIIDGKAIAAEIREEIAADVVTLKEQGVTPGLAVVLVGEDPASRVYVTMKEKACEKAGIFSDEHKLPAETTEAQLLALIEELNNDPRIDGILVQLPLPDHIDESKVLESISPAKDADGFHPYNVGRLVTGNPLYQPCTPYGVMKMLEHTGVDLKGKEVVVVGRSNIVGKPVALMCLAQHATVTLCHSRTQDLPGKVAQADVVIAAVGRPEMIKGAWIKEGAVVIDVGVNRVGEKKLVGDVEFEAAKERASAITPVPGGVGPMTITMLLYNTVEGAKRRAQQ
- a CDS encoding TonB family protein gives rise to the protein MTSEQRQNRIITGFILLSLLLHLLLLLLPKDKLFPEEALPEPVYVEVRPPQQQERELDLPIRKELEKPREKPAKRLAEKDQVVEKEMAPEAQDTEDREKIVRSPKPAPKAPPKEQAKPRKEVVEKKTEPDLELPFTPDGWKQKPEKNPSREVPDLQTLTQISPAALSKIESDWRRKYRADVERGDTVWMDSQQDLLHSFMRRFRTNVYNVWNYPGSAVQRGQQGTCLLRITIDRRGNISDVQLLESSGHRVLDDEAITAVRQGATYGPLPRAYPHEELKVMAFFDYRLSGNVSRSSRRRPGAIY
- a CDS encoding methylenetetrahydrofolate reductase, which gives rise to MSFLSEQLGNGQFVVTAEIAPPKGTDLSEALAAVEKLTGITAVNVTDNQGANMRLSSLALAARLQQQGTETVLQLTCRDRNRMALQSDLLGAASFGIENLLLLSGDHSKFGDHPDSRPVFDLDSVQLLDMAAGLMAGTDMAGKSLDGVPEFFPGAAVNPAAEPFELMFQKVAKKVDSGARFFQTQSVFDREILERFMLAMQPLQVPVIAGVLLIRSSRMARFLNDNIPGVQVPETLVQRLDSAEDSLAEGVEIAREAVAWAREHCQGVHLMTLGHEDRIPEILS
- the gcvPA gene encoding aminomethyl-transferring glycine dehydrogenase subunit GcvPA, translated to MRYIPHTAGDVTQMLERIGVATLEDLFVEVPESVRLKRPLDIQEPASETELLRELKSLALGNATPETHKSFLGGGAYHHFIPTVIDLLISRSEFYTAYTPYQPEISQGTLQAVFEFQTLICQLTGMDAANASMYDGASACAEAVLMAMRLTRRKKVLLSKALNPRYRGVVATYCRYLNMELVDVAVAADGRTDLEDLAAKLDDSTAVVVAGYPNYFGVIEDVAALAEKSHQHGAKLVTAVAEPIALGLLKSPGELGADIVAGDAQSFGLPLAFGGPYVGFFAVRQKDVRGMPGRLVGETTDLEGQRGFVLTLATREQHIRREKATSNICSNQGLCALMATIFMSLLGKQGLREMAEQNLAKAAYARKQLSGIKGFSLVFDGPAFNEFVVRSEAPVAEVLSRLEAAGILGGIPLGEDYPEMADCFLVCVTEQNQREEIDALVAALQGGAA
- the gcvPB gene encoding aminomethyl-transferring glycine dehydrogenase subunit GcvPB, coding for MTIVGTSGLVLNEKLLFEHSDPGRKGYSLPKLDVPAAELPSDLCREEIDGFPELSEVDVVRHFTRLSTWNYGVDSGFYPLGSCTMKYNPKVNEAVARIPGLAGIHPATPSHLAQGTLELMHRLQVDLAEISGFAKVTLQPAAGAQGELAGMLVIRAWHEARGSKRSKVLIPDTAHGTNPATASLTGYDVVPIASDGVLTLEEVEAHMDDSVAALMVTNPNTLGLFETNIEEICKLVHERGGLVYCDGANLNALMGIARPGDMGIDVMHFNLHKTFSTPHGGGGPGAGPVGVTEELIPYLPGPGVEFDGETYQIETPKTDSVGRMLAFHGNVGVMLRAYAYIRSLGGEGLKHASEMAVLNANYVRARLEGVYDLPYTSRSLHEVIFSDKDLEGGCHTLDVAKRLIDYGYHPPTIYFPLVVKGAIMIEPTETESQEVLDEFCDAMIAIAGEARDNPELLLQAPVRSRVRRLDETTAARKPKLRWQETT